From the Anaerolineae bacterium genome, the window ATCTGAGCACAGTTTACGCCGAGGGCGGGGGCGACTATCCTGAATCGTTGAACGAGGGCCTGCACAAGGCCGTGAACCAGGTAGAATGGCGCACCGGCAACGCCGTAAAACTCATCTTTCTGGTGGCCGACGCGCCGCCTCACCTGGATTACGCCCAGGACTACGACTACGCCGAGGAGATGGAAAGTGCAGCCCGGCGCGGCATCAAAATTTTCCCCATTGCCAGCAGCGGGTTGGACGACCAGGGTGAATACGTTTTTCGCCAGTTGGCGCAATACACCATGGGCCGCTTCATTTTCCTGACCTACGAAGGCCCTACCAACAGCGGCGCGCCCGGCGACACCACCACCCATCACGTTGAGGATTATTCCGTGGAGAACCTGGATAAATTGTTGGTGCGCTTGGTGCAGGAGGAGCTGGCCTGGCAAAATTCGCGATTGGCGCAAGGACAGTAAAAGAAACCGGTGGAGTTTATTGTTTGGGCCAATCCGGCTTTTCAGGCAAAGTCCGGCTCAAATGAGCCACAGTCCCGGCCATCATTCCCCGGACAAATTCAAGTTCATCCCGGTTAATGGTGTGGGCCATGCCGGGATAAAGCCGCGCGGTCACCTTGCCGCCTAAACTCCGCAGCGCCGTAGCGGTATGGTGGACGCGCTCTTTGGGGATGTGAAAATCCACATCGCTGCAACCCAAAAAGATGGGCGTGCCCTTGAGCGAACCGGCGTAGTCGCGCGGCGTACCGTCGGGGCCGATCAGCCCGCCGCTCAAGCCGGCCACGCCGCCGTAACGCCGGGCGTGGCGGGCCACAAACTCCAGCGCCAGGCAGGCCCCCTGGGAGAAGCCAACGAGCATCACTTTTTCCGCCGGAAAACCGGCTTCGGCCAACTGAGCGATCATATTTTCCAAAACGGCCAGGGCCGAGGAGAGATG encodes:
- a CDS encoding alpha/beta hydrolase, translated to MITISVTGPHQGQPILTAGASLDQARAVMILAHGRGATAQSILTLAQEIDRPGFAYLAPQAAGNTWYPHSFLAPLPDNEPHLSSALAVLENMIAQLAEAGFPAEKVMLVGFSQGACLALEFVARHARRYGGVAGLSGGLIGPDGTPRDYAGSLKGTPIFLGCSDVDFHIPKERVHHTATALRSLGGKVTARLYPGMAHTINRDELEFVRGMMAGTVAHLSRTLPEKPDWPKQ